A stretch of the Acyrthosiphon pisum isolate AL4f chromosome A2, pea_aphid_22Mar2018_4r6ur, whole genome shotgun sequence genome encodes the following:
- the LOC115034275 gene encoding uncharacterized protein LOC115034275 translates to MTEYEFFSGNELVQHVELKVKSLMIIISEIKQSSLNYEFDTSIRNDINEYIQIVETDCQTIINDIKNNLFSNKIYHKTQNIYDKIMLPSIWMLNNEDYYKQKMQKFEVEINSKVDDVTKSIGSTTDILNAYYKENLLLDEQTNDIYQKLNLQKNILNQEIDKFNNTDVILKNAFCKSKESLLKKNDENVLLINEARKLIFKYQQNMYV, encoded by the exons atGACCGAATATGAGTTTTTTTCCGGAAATGAATTGGTACAACATGTTGAACTAAAAGTGAAATCTTTAATGATCATAATATCTGAGATAAAACAGTCTAGTCTCAATTATGAGTTTGATACATCAATACGTAATGATATTAACGAGTATATACAAATTGTAGAAACAGATTGTCagacaataataaatgatattaaaaataatttgttttcaaacaaaatatatcataaaactcaaaatatttatg atAAAATAATGCTGCCGTCAATTTGGATGTTAAATAATGAAGACtactacaaacaaaaaatgcaaaaatttgAGGTAGAAATCAATTCTAAAGTTGATGATGTAACAAAATCAATTGGATCAACTACAGATATTttgaatgcatattataaagaaaa cttATTACTTGATGAACAAACTAATGACATTTAtcagaaattaaatttacaaaaaaatatacttaatcaagaaattgataaattcaataacacagatgtcatattaaaaaatgccTTTTGCAAATCGAAAGaaagtcttttaaaaaaaaatgatgaaaatgtcTTGTTGATTAATGAAGCCcgtaaattgatatttaaatatcaacaaaacatgtatgtttaa
- the LOC100163793 gene encoding protein Skeletor, isoforms B/C, which produces MCLVLMARLLLCSILLLERNYVIGTEYRGKSLGTLNSYHHQVGGEVYAVNEYTLLISDFTFDGSANDAFFWAGASSRPGPQGFILANEYGRTDVLKRYLGKELKLTLPDNKKLTEINWLAIYDLSKNIAFGDVYVPEDFEPPIKQVIGDLTTKSHGVSSGPIEILDSKTIKIPMFSYNGAGKDTYFVVGNGPQPSAKGRKIPDESGYLDNLRTYLNETIILELVGDITVFDIDWLSVYDLQTKDNFGWVLIPDEPNVPPSLQKVADKIENIMHCVQLHKKLQLSWQVFGPQITIRLAGQIDEDNYMAFGFSGSEEAPQMLGADIAITYIDGFRGQATDYNITDKSPCVKVLGQYKGVCRDTLVGGLDDNQVHTATRENGINVITYRRNLQSYDVGDKEFKTNTLNSMIWAIGRMNHQKEPSVHDFFPRSVLKLDLDPKPPIDTCYSFTVNTETLKKDVWEQPKIIDSSLRMMTATLGPSGGKKGFQGLTGLPSPGLAWFINGYLIPEIWLKRGITYVIHIYGGNNPHSSQYYHPFVITDEPNGGYDGMTDVAQKHTRVLAGVQYTLRRQARPTSAGPLCLRERKGFDRRLDDNFISFKEFNKSLDMRCEPGDPAVLEFKPNSSWPDIVYYHSFVQSNMGWKLHIVDKFSTGRNSAAQVQFNWLLGIFLYLIFTQM; this is translated from the exons ATGTGTCTAGTTTTAATGGCTCGTTTgttattatgttcaattttattacTCGAAA GGAACTATGTCATAGGTACTGAGTATAGAGGTAAATCACTAGGAACTCTGAACTCATATCATCATCAAGTTGGTGGTGAAGTGTACGCTGTTAATGAGTATACACTTTTGATATCAGATTTTACATTTGATGGAAGTGCGAATGACGCATTTTTCTGGGCAGGTGCTTCTAGTAGACCAGGGCCTCAAGGATTTATTTTGGCTAATGAATATGGACG aaCGGATGTGCTTAAACGATATTTAggaaaagaattaaaattaactctTCCAGATAACAAAAAATTGACTGAAATAAATTGGCTTGCTATTTACGATCtttctaaaaat attGCGTTTGGTGATGTTTATGTCCCAGAAGATTTTGAACCACCAATTAAACAAGTAATTGGTGATCTTACAACTAAATCACACGGAGTTTCATCAGGACCAATTGAAATATTAGATTCCAAAACAATCAAGATTCCTATGTTTTCTTACAATGGTGCTGGGAAAG ACACTTACTTTGTTGTTGGGAATGGACCTCAACCATCAGCAAAAGGGCGAAAAATTCCAGATGAATCGGGATA CCTAGACAATTTAAGAACTTATTTAAATGAAACTATTATACTAGAACTGGTTGGAGATATAACTGTTTTTGACATAGATTGGTTGAGCGTGTATGATTTACAAACTAAAGACAATTTTGGATGGGTTTTAATACCGGATGAACCGAATGTACCCCCATCTTTGCAAAAAGTTgct GATAAAATAGAGAATATTATGCATTGTGTTCAATTACATAAAAAGCTTCAACTAAGTTGGCAAGTATTTGGCCCTCAAATTACAATAAGACTAGCAGGACAAATAGATGAAGATAATTATATGGCATTTGGATTTAGTGGATCTGAAGAAGCACCTCAAATGCTAGGAGCTGATATTGCTATAACATACATTGATGGTTTTAGAGGTCAAGCAACGGATTATAATATCACAGACAAATCTCCA tgtGTGAAAGTATTGGGGCAGTATAAAGGAGTATGTAGGGACACTCTAGTTGGTGGATTAGATGACAATCAAGTACATACTGCAACTAGAGAAAACGGGATCAATGTCATAACATATAGAAGAAACTTACAATCAT aTGATGTTGGAGACAAAGagtttaaaactaatacattaaaTTCGATGATCTGGGCAATTGGTCGTATGAATCATCAAAAAGAACCTAGTGTTCATGATTTTTTCCCAAGAAGTGTATTAAAACTCGACCTAGATCCTAAGCCTCCAATTGATACTTGTTACTCATTTACTGTGAATACTGAAACtttaaaaaa AGATGTATGGGAACAACCAAAAATCATCGATTCGAGTTTACGTATGATGACTGCTACTTTAGGTCCATCAGGTGGGAAAAAAGGATTTCAAGGTCTAACAG gaTTACCTTCACCTGGTCTTGCATGGTTTATAAATGGATATTTAATACCTGAAATATGGTTGAAACGTGGTATTAcatatgtaatacatatttatgggGGCAACAACCCTCACAGTTCACAGTATTATCATCCATTTGTAATAACTGATGAACCAAATGGTGGCTATGATGGTATGACAGATGTTGCACAGAAACATACAAGAGTATTAGCTGGTGTTCAATATACATTAAGGAGACAAGCTAGACCTACTTCTG cGGGCCCATTATGTTTACGTGAACGAAAGGGATTTGATCGCCGTTtagatgataattttatttcatttaaagaatttaataaatcattggaTATGCGATGTGAACCAG GAGATCCAGCTGTATTGGAATTTAAACCAAATTCTTCTTGGCCAGATATAGTATATTACCATAGTTTTGTTCAAAGCAATATGGGATGGAAGTTACATATTGTTGACAAATTTAGTACAGGTAGAAATTCAGCTGCTCAAGTACAATTTAATTGGCTCTTAGGAATATTtctctacttaatttttactcaaatgtga